A genomic region of Gadus macrocephalus chromosome 5, ASM3116895v1 contains the following coding sequences:
- the LOC132457812 gene encoding ankyrin repeat domain-containing protein 63, protein MMRPKDLRQGSGTKTFLDAMHGGKVHLARFILDALDGRIINSKTESGRTPLMFAVRLPEPGARAKFARLLLEKGAEVNLQDEDGRTALSHACELGHLEAVKLLVQFNADPDVADAWGNNALMYAAFSGHAAVLEFLVRAFKRLGFKLDRTNCAGHSALQVAGFFGHNQCVQILSFPCRSRAAGAEDPAADTGCSSVSPGEGHPPSRLPRHILERFSKQLGNTEQQRQLPGVFHRQLRAADAMGLWNRFSCPAGQPPEDSHQRLQHPAPPHPDNSVLSTAKQLHNCQLRDLRGAKTVNSAPTPSQTDVKRGPLRGTLEAFPLWGKAKSFNSDLLSGRKQSYQGEVRDGSLSASRVKRASLQDERSLLDKMECQGHRRSLAADGDKANTLVKAQLSGKTPADQLTGGSLKERACDQLASCPGWRGEQQLKRGSIPAIGSRNKLLFIRGETGDPRKATEHGPAAGLTGLGTRLLRRFTAPDFMRMVIDCSSANSASASASSMHSRGRISRSETFPLSHQRVNSQPSVDSISGVRCEFDSSSCSQATLG, encoded by the coding sequence ATGATGCGACCCAAAGACCTGCGGCAGGGCTCCGGCACCAAGACCTTCCTGGACGCCATGCACGGCGGCAAGGTGCACCTGGCGCGCTTCATCCTGGACGCGCTGGACGGACGCATCATCAACTCCAAGACGGAGAGCGGCCGGACCCCGCTCATGTTCGCCGTGCGGCTGCCGGAGCCCGGGGCCCGCGCCAAGTTCGCCCGGCTGCTGCTGGAGAAGGGCGCCGAGGTCAACCTCCAGGACGAGGACGGCCGCACCGCGCTGAGCCACGCCTGCGAGCTGGGCCACCTGGAGGCCGTGAAGCTGCTGGTGCAGTTCAACGCCGACCCCGACGTGGCGGACGCCTGGGGCAACAACGCCCTGATGTACGCCGCCTTCTCGGGCCACGCCGCCGTGCTGGAGTTCCTGGTGCGGGCCTTCAAGAGGCTGGGCTTCAAGCTGGACCGCACCAACTGCGCCGGCCACTCGGCCCTGCAGGTGGCCGGCTTCTTCGGCCACAACCAGTGCGTTCAGATCCTCAGCTTCCCCTGCAGGAGCCGGGCCGCCGGGGCCGAGGACCCCGCCGCCGACACCGGGTGTTCCTCCGTGTCGCCCGGGGAGGGACACCCGCCCAGCCGGCTCCCCCGCCACATCCTGGAGCGCTTCTCCAAGCAGCTCGGCAACACTGAGCAGCAGCGTCAGCTCCCGGGGGTGTTCCACCGACAGCTGAGGGCGGCGGACGCCATGGGCCTGTGGAACCGCTTCAGCTGCCCCGCCGGCCAGCCGCCGGAGGACAGCCACCAGCGCCTCCAGCACCCCGCTCCCCCTCACCCCGATAACAGTGTGCTGTCAACTGCCAAGCAGCTCCACAACTGCCAGCTGAGAGACCTGAGAGGCGCGAAAACAGTGAACTCCGCGCCAACTCCGAGCCAGACGGATGTCAAGCGCGGCCCCCTGCGAGGGACCCTGGAGGCCTTCCCCCTCTGGGGCAAGGCAAAGTCGTTTAACTCGGACCTCCTGAGCGGCAGGAAGCAGTCCTACCAGGGAGAGGTGCGGGACGGCAGCTTGTCTGCCAGCAGGGTGAAGAGGGCCTCGCTGCAGGACGAGCGATCCCTCCTGGACAAGATGGAGTGTCAGGGCCACCGCCGCAGTCTGGCGGCCGACGGCGACAAAGCCAACACGCTGGTGAAAGCACAGCTGAGCGGGAAGACCCCCGCTGATCAGCTGACCGGCGGGTCACTGAAGGAGCGGGCCTGCGACCAGCTGGCCTCCTGCCCGGGCTGGAGGGGGGAACAGCAGCTCAAGAGGGGAAGCATCCCCGCCATCGGCAGCAGGAACAAGCTGCTCTTCATcagaggggagacgggggacCCCCGGAAGGCGACGGAGCACGGGCCCGCGGCGGGCCTGACGGGGCTCGGGACCAGGCTGCTGAGACGGTTCACCGCCCCGGACTTCATGAGGATGGTGATAGACTGCTCCTCGgccaactccgcctccgcctccgcctcctccatgcACAGCCGGGGCCGGATATCCCGCTCGGAGACGTTCCCGTTGTCGCACCAGCGGGTGAACAGCCAGCCCAGCGTGGACAGTATCAGCGGAGTGCGGTGCGAGTTCGACAGCAGCTCCTGCTCCCAGGCCACGCTGGGctag